The genomic DNA TTGGGTAACACCAAGTGGAGGTCCGAACCGACCGATGTTGAAAAATCGGCGGATGAGTTGTGGTTAGGGGTGAAATGCCAATCGAACCAGGAGCTAGCTGGTTCTCCCCGAAATGTGTTGAGGCGCAGCGGTAATGATTAAAACTGGGGGGTAAAGCACTGTTTCGGTGCGGGCTGGGAGACCGGTACCAAATCGAGACAAACTCAGAATACCCAGTGAACACATTGCCAGTGAGACGGTGGGGGATAAGCTTCATCGTCAAGAGGGAAACAGCCCAGACCACCAGCTAAGGTCCCCAAATCATCACTAAGTGATAAAGGAGGTGGGATTGCACAGACAACTAGGAGGTTTGCCTAGAAGCAGCCACCCTTGAAAGAGTGCGTAATAGCTCACTAGTCAAGCGATCCTGCGCCGAAAATGAACGGGGCTAAGTGATGTACCGAAGCTGTGGGATTAACTAAACATTAATCGGTAGGGGAGCGTTCCGTAGTAGGGAGAAGCAGTAGCGGCGAGCAGCTGTGGACGAAACGGAAGTGAGAATGTCGGCTTGAGTAGCGCAAACATTGGTGAGAATCCAATGCCCCGAAACCCTAAGGGTTCCAGAGCCAGGTTCGTCCACTCTGGGTTAGTCGGGACCTAAGGCGAGGTCGAAAGGCGTAGTCGATGGACACAGGGTCAACAATCCCTGACTAAGATATGGGAGCATTGCTAGGGACGCATGAAAGATAGCCATACCCTGATTGGTTTGGGAGGGGTTTACGAACTCCGTTTGGTGAAGGATAGTGTCAAGAAAAGCTAGTAATGTGATGAAGATATCTTACCCGTACCCGAAACCGACACAGGTAGGGAGGTTGAGAATACCAAGGGGCGCGAGATAACTCTCTCTAAGGAACTCGGCAAAATGGCCCCGTAACTTCGGAAGAAGGGGTGCCCACGAGAGTGGGTCGCAGTGAAGAGATCCAGGCGACTGTTTACCAAAAACACAGGTCTCCGCAAACTCGAAAGAGGACGTATGGGGGCTGACGCCTGCCCAGTGCCGGAAGGTTAAGGAAGTTGGTCAGTGGCAACATGAAGCTAGCGACTGAAGCCCCGGTGAACGGCGGCCGTAACTATAACGGTCCTAAGGTAGCGAAATTCCTTGTCGGGTAAGTTCCGACCCGCACGAAAGGCGTAACGATCTGGATGGTGTCTCAGAGAGAGACTCGGCGAAATAGGAATGTCTGTGAAGATACGGACTGCCTGCACCTGGACAGAAAGACCCTATGAAGCTTTACTGTAGCCTGGAATTGTGTTCGGGCTTGGCTTGCGCAGGATAGGTGGGAAGCGATGAACTTCTCCTTGTGGGGAGAAGGGAGCTAACGGTGAGATACCACTCTGGCGAAGCTAGAATTCTAACTCATCTCCGTCAGCCGGAGAGAGGACAGTTTCAGGTGGGCAGTTTGACTGGGGCGGTCGCCTCCTAAAAGGTAACGGAGGCGCGCAAAGGTTCTCTCAGCACGCTTGGAAACCGTGCGGCGAGTGTAAAGGCAATAAGAGAGCTTGACTGTAAGACCGACAAGTCGAACAGGTACGAAAGTAGGCCTTAGTGATCCGACGGTTCAGCATGGAATGGCCGTCGCTCAACGGATAAAAGTTACTCTAGGGATAACAGGCTGATCTCCCCCAAGAGTTCACATCGACGGGGAGGTTTGGCACCTCGATGTCGGCTCATCGCAGCCTGGGGCGGAAGTACGTCCCAAGGGTTGGGCTGTTCGCCCATTAAAGCGGTACGTGAGCTGGGTTCAGAACGTCGTGAGACAGTTCGGTCCATATCCGGTGCAGGCGTAAGAACATTGAGAGGAGTCCTCCTTAGTACGAGAGGACCGGGAGGAACGAACCGCTGGTGTACCAGTTATTGTACCAACAGTAGACGCTGGGTAGCCACGTTCGGAGCGGATAACCGCTGAAAGCATCTAAGTGGGAAGCCCACCTCAAGATGAGTGTTCTCACTACTTTAAGTAGGTAAGGTCACGGGCAGAACACCCGTTCATAGGCTTTAAGTGGAAGTACAGTAATGTATGTAGCTGAGGAGTCCTAACAGACCGAGGGCTTGACCTCTCATCTCATTGGTCAATCATATTTCGCGTTACTTGCAGTCTTCAGGGTTGCTGTTTGATTTGTTATTTTTAATTCTTTAATCACGAATTACGAATTACAAATTAGCAATTAAAAGTTTTCCTGGTGTCTATTGCGCGGTGGAACCACTCTGACCCCTTCCCGAACTCAGAGGTGAAACGCTGTTGCGGCCACGATAGTCTGGGGGTTGCCCCACGCCAAAATAGCTCGATGCCAGGGCAATAATTCACACAAAAGCCTCCTCTCTATTAATAGAGGGGCTTTTGTTTTTTGGTTTTTTAAAAATTTCATAATTCAAGCTTCGAATGGCCTAAAATCCTTCCCAAATAGGTAGTCCAACCCCATTTATTGAGCGGATACATCTAAACATTTATTTTTTCTAACTCTAGGCTTTATTACATTAGGGTCAACTCCAAAATATTTAGCTGCTTCTGACATATCCAAAGTTAGCAAATTTATATTATCTAAAATTTTAACTCTTTTAGATTGCTCAATTTCCACATTTAAAACCTTTATAATTTCCGCTGCTACAGCTTGCGCTAAAAATGGAGGAACGGAATTACCAATTTGTCTAAAACCATGCCATTTTGTGGGATGAAATCTAAACCAGTCAGGGTAAGAATGTAGACGTGCTGCTTCTCGCACGGTAATACATCTAGGAACGAAAGGATGTATAGGACGAGGAGAAGTAAAAGCACCTTTATTACTAGCTGTTCCTGCTCTAAGGGTATTACATAAACCATGAGGATCTAGTTTATAAAAACGGCTAATTGGTTCGTTTTTTCCATGAGGTGTTGATGCAAATCTTTCAATAGATTCAGGACTATGTTTTGTTCGTAAACTAGATGTGAGAATGCGATGATCAAATTTACGTGAATAGGAATAGTTATTTTTCGCAATGCGCGGACTACGCATTTTTATTGCGTATTGACTGGGTTTACCAAAATCAGCTAAAACCCAATCTTGTTGATATAATTCTGGGTAATTTTCAATTGTTGGCAAATCTTGTAATGCTTCTAAAACTGTAGGTGTTGGTGGTAGTTTTAAGGATTTTTTAAATTTAGTATTTAATTTAGCTTGATGGGTAATTTTATCTGGATAGCTTGGTAATTCTAAATCTTGACGACAACCTAATAAAAACAATCTTTCCCGATTTTGAGGAACTCCATAATTAGCTGCATTTAAAACTTGATAATTATGATTAACTTTATAACTATTATTTTCAAATTTATCAATGATTTCTCCAATAAAATCTTTGTGTTTACCTACGGTCATTCCTTTAACATTTTCCATGACAAAAAATTTAGGTTGTAAGTCTATTACTAACCTAATAAAATGAAAAACTAAAGAATTTCTAGGATCGTCAAAAGAACGTTTACCAATTAATGAAAATCCTTGACAGGGTGGACCACCAAAAACTACATCAATTTCTTGATTATTAATTGCGCTACTATTTCTAATTTCTGAACCTGTGATATCTTCTACACTTCTACATAAGACTTTCCAAAAGGGAAAATTAAATTGATGAATTGCACAATGAATAGGATCTAATTCCACAGCAACAAGGACATCAAAACCAGCTTGTTCAAAACCAAGAGTCATTCCTCCTGCACCTGCAAATAAATCAACTGCTATAGGTCGTTTTTTCATCATTTTGTCTCTGTACTTTCCCTTTTCCCAAAATTCTTATAAATAGGGAATAGGGTGATTTATTTTCCCATATACTCTATCACCTGTTACCTAATTTTCATTTCTAAAATTTCTTTTGCAGTGCGATCGCATACTCCCAATTCTCCCAAACATTGGCGCATTTCTTGATAATCTAATAAGGTTTTTTCTCGCTTTTCAGGATTTAATAATATTTCCATTGCTGCTTGAGTAATATTCTCTGCTGTTGCTTCTTCTTGTAAAAATTCTGGAACAATTTCCCGCATGATAACTAAATTTACCGGGGAAGCAAAGGGAATTGAACCTTTAAGAATTTTTCTTCCTATCCAAGCAGTAAAAGCATGAAGACGATAAACTACAACTTGGGGAACATTTAATAAAGCTAATTCTAAATTTGCAGTTCCTGATTTAGTAATTGCAAAATCAACTGATGCA from Okeanomitos corallinicola TIOX110 includes the following:
- a CDS encoding DNA cytosine methyltransferase, translating into MMKKRPIAVDLFAGAGGMTLGFEQAGFDVLVAVELDPIHCAIHQFNFPFWKVLCRSVEDITGSEIRNSSAINNQEIDVVFGGPPCQGFSLIGKRSFDDPRNSLVFHFIRLVIDLQPKFFVMENVKGMTVGKHKDFIGEIIDKFENNSYKVNHNYQVLNAANYGVPQNRERLFLLGCRQDLELPSYPDKITHQAKLNTKFKKSLKLPPTPTVLEALQDLPTIENYPELYQQDWVLADFGKPSQYAIKMRSPRIAKNNYSYSRKFDHRILTSSLRTKHSPESIERFASTPHGKNEPISRFYKLDPHGLCNTLRAGTASNKGAFTSPRPIHPFVPRCITVREAARLHSYPDWFRFHPTKWHGFRQIGNSVPPFLAQAVAAEIIKVLNVEIEQSKRVKILDNINLLTLDMSEAAKYFGVDPNVIKPRVRKNKCLDVSAQ